TGTGCTGGCTAAGTTCGCTCATCTGCCAAGCTTCGGGACACAGACCTATGTGAGCAAGCGataaacaaatgcaaataaatgTAACTTTCCACATCAGCTAAAAATTCAGAGAACGTCAAGCCCAGGGAAATGGGACGGATCCCAGTTAGCCCGCGGCTCCAATCTGGTCCCCCCACCCAACCCCGAGCCTCGCGGCGAGAAAGGAAGCGGCTCCGGATGGAGAGTAAAGTGACAATCGGAGAAGGGCAAGCTGCCTTTCCTCCCGGGGGAGCCAAGGGGACCTGCAGAGGGCGGTTTCTCTCCGCTTTTCCTGTCCCACCCCGTCggcctgccccccaccccctccggCCTCTGCGCCAACCCCGCGCGCCACCCGCGGCTTCCTCCGCTCGGGATCCTCGTTCGGCCTCTGCTGGCCTCCGCGACTCCGCGGTGCCCGCCCCCGTTGAGTTCAAAAGGACGCGCGGAGCGGCGCCGGCCCTTCACCAGCAGCCCGTCCGACTGGAAAGGTGAGCACGAGGGGAGGGCGGGGGCGCCGGAGAGCCGGGTCGCCCACATTCGCCGCAGCCACCTCGGCTGTGGCAGGAACCGAAACCGGGAGCGGCCGAAGCTCAGCGCTCCGCTGGGGCAGAGGGTCGCGGCGGCTGGGAACGCCGCACCCCGACGCACCGGCCGCCCCCAGCGCAGCGCGGTCCGCGGGGTGCTGGTAACGCGGGGGGctcggggcgggggcgggggcggggacgGGGGCGGGGCCGCGGGGCGAGGACCAAACCCAGCCCGTCGCGTCCACCCCGCGTTCGCAGGGGCGTCGAGGATCTccggggcgcggggcgcgggctGGGGCCAAGTGAGGCTTGGCAGGCTGTGCGCGGACCGCGCCCTGGACGGCGAAAGCAGTCCCGGAGGGGGCGGCCAGTCCGGCCTCCCAGCGTCCGAGGCGAGCCAGAAGGCGGCCCACGGCCCTCGCCTCCCGGTCCCGGCCCGGCTACTGCGCTGCGCCCACTCCGCTCTGGAGCCTGGGCGCGGGTCCTGACCTTCCCGGCCCTCTCCTGACACCTGGTGGATGGCGTCACCAGAACTCCGAGCTGTGGAACCCTAGGGTACCTGTTACCGCGCTTTGGCGAAACTGGGTTCGCTGCTGATTTGCGAACCTTTGCCTGACTTTCTCAGGCCTTGAGAGATCTAAGTAAATTTGGTGGCCCATTGAAAGGATCGGGAGAGAGCGTATGAAGGTAACACCCCGTCAAACTGCATGCGGCCTCAGACCTGCTCCTGTGGAGAGCTATCGGTACCTGGAGCCTGAGGAGATACTCAGGGAAACCAGAAGAGGACAAGTGGAAAAGGGGAAGGGACTTGGGAGAACCTGGCACCAGAGGCTTTCCTGGGACTTCCAGGACTCAAAGCCATAGGGGCCCACCCACTACATTCCTGTCTTTGCCCCTCTTCCTACAGATCTGCCTCTTCTCCAAGGAACTCAACCACTAGTGACAATGACCAGCCTCCTGACTACTCCTTCTCCAAGAGGTAGGTGAAGGCCTTTCCTAATCCCAGTGAGAAAGAATTGTTCAACATCCCCTTCCCCAGACCAGTCCTGGAAGCCTCAGCCCAGGTGGGAAGACTCCCAcctccctctgcctgcctcacacGGGAAGGGCCTGGGAGGAAGCAGGAACTAGAGTGTGCCCCTTAATACGGTTTTAATCTGAAGTCACATGGACATGGTGACTTCACAAAGCTTTGTAACCTCggtttatcaaataattttatgtCGGTAatgccaggactttgggagactgagacaggaggatctcttgaggctagatgtttgagacctgcctggggaacatagtgagaccccattgctaattcagaagaaaggaagaggccgggcgtggtggctcatgcttgtaatgccagcagtttgggaggtcgaggtgggcggatcatctgaggtcaggagtttgagaccagcctggccaacatggtgaaactccatctctactaaaaatacaaaaaaattagccaggcgtggtggtgcacgcctgtaaccccaactactcaggaggctgaggcatgggaatcgcttgaacctgggaagcacaggtgagccgagatcgtgccattgcactccagcctgggcaacaaagtgagacccgtctcaaaaaataggaagggagggagggaggagggaggaaaggaaaggaaggaaggaaggaagattatTGTATAAGCCTAAAGGAAGGGCTTTACATTCATCTGTCTAATAATTTATAGCTATGGCAAAGAATGTAGCAGAAACCCTTGTAATTAAATGTGGAAAAGGAATCTTCAAAGATAACAgggaaatcattttttaaaaacctgctaaAGATAGTATTGCTAACCTCTAAGCTCCGGTTTCATCATTCACAAAATAGGGAAAATAGTACCTATCTTATgatttatgaagattaaatgagacaactCATATAAAACACCTAGAAGAGTGTGTAGTATCTTGTAAGCACTCAGTCACGTTGGTTATTAGCACTGAGTACTTGTTAGAAACCCATCTTTCCCTTGAAAGTGATTTTGCTGGCCTTCTCATTCCACTCCTCTGGTGATACAGACCCAGCATCAAAACCCTATTGTTCCCTGAAGGTGTGCGGAGGCCGGGCACTACTGCTCAGCACTCTGAGAATGGATGCCCACCTTTTAGTTCATCATCAGGCTGGGCCGGACAAACTATCAGTTATTTATTGACTGTTTTCAGCATGTGCTAGTTAGGGAGAGAGAGGAACAAACCCTTGGTTGGTCTATACACCTTTGTCTTCCTATACACAGTCACATTTGTCATTAGGACAGGCATTCTCTGCTTTTACTGATGTGGAAACAGGTGAGTGACACCACCAGTGGAAGTCTAAGACGGTGTCCTCTGTGACTGGTAATGCACACAATTCAGACTTTTAGTTGTCTGGTGAGAAGAGATAAAAGAGAGaaatggccaggtatggtggctcacgcctgtaattccagcactctgggaggttgaggcaggcagattgagctcaggagttcgagatcagcctgggcaacatggcgaaaccccgtctctacaaaaaaatttaaaaattagccgggcttggtggtagacacctgtggttccagctactccaaaggctaaggtgggaggatcccttgagcccaggagatggaggttgcaatgagccgagatcatgccactgcactccggcctaggtgacagagcaagaccctgtcttaaaaaaaaaaaaaaaaaagagttagggGGACACGGAGTCAGGGGCGGGGGAATAGGTCAGCAAAGGCTTCATGGGTGGGTGAGGAAGGGGATCTGAGTCTTGCCCTTGAAAGACGGACAAGGTTCATACAGGCAAAGGGGCGCAGCAGGTATCTTAGAGAAACGTAGAATACCTTTTTCATGTGTACCTGCTCTAGATAAAGGTAGAATACCTCATACCATGTGTGAAGCTACAGAGACAATTTACCCTGGAGGATGTTCAGGAAGCGGGTGGGCAGAGGACCTCCAGAATAATCCTGCCCACAAGGGAGAAAAGGTGATACCTTGGCAGCTAGCTGAGGGATTAGAACCTTGGCAAGGGGGagctgtttacattttttaaattttattattattatttttgagaccaagtcttgctgtgtcgcccaggctggagtacagtggcttgatttcggttcactgcaacctccgccccctgggttcaagcaattctcccaccttagtctccctagtagctagaattacaggcgtgcactaccacgcccggctaatttgtatacttttagtggagacggggtttcgccatgttggccaggctggtctcaaactcctggcctcaagtgatctgcccttctcggcctcccaaagtgctgggattacaggctcatgccattttttcttttttaaaatttatggtaAAATAAACATAGTACAGGTattaccattttagccattttttcgCAGACAATTCAGTGGCAGAGTAGTCCCCGCTTATCCACAGGGGATTCATTCCAAaaaccccagtggatgcctgaaatctcagatagtactgaaccccaTCTATACTGTGTTTTTTCCTGTACATACATACTTATGATAAAGCTTAACTTgtaaattaggcacaataagagattaacaatataataaaatagaacaactataacaatatactgtaataagaGTTATGTGAAAATGGTCTCTCTCACTTAAAATGTCTTATTTACTATAGATCTTAGAAACCTCAGtacacagttctttttttttttctttattaagtcaagaactttcaccttttcacttgaAGCACTTCTTGTTGGCATGTCCAAATTGCATCACTATTCTTGTGCTCTGGGGCCACTGTCatgtaaaataagggttacttgaacacaagctcTGTGGTACTCTACTAAGCGTTTATAGCATGGACACAAAAGGATGATTCACTTTCCAGGCAGGATGGAGCAgggtgtgagatttcatcacgctactcagaacggcacataatttaaaatgtatgaattgttcctttctggaattttctttttctgttaaatttcTATTTAATGTTTTCGGACTGcagttgaccatgggtaactgaaacctaGGAAAGCAAAACCgcagataaggggggactactgttgttttttttttgagacggagtctcgctctgtcgcccaggctggagtgcagtagcgccatctcagctcactgcaagctccgcctcatgggttcatgccattctcctgtcttagcttcccgagtagctgggactacaggcgcccaccaccacgcccggctaattttttgtatttttagtagagacggggtttcaccgtgttagccaggatggtctcgatctcctgacctcgtgatccgcccacctcggcctcccaaagtgctgggattacaggccagcgCCTGGCctggggggactactgtattaaGTAATTCATGTtcctcaccaccatccatctccagaactctacCTTCCCAAACCGAAACTTGACACCCATTAAACACTGATTCCCCATTTCCCTGCAAACACCGTTCTATTTTCTGTCTATGTAAATTTGACTGCTCTAGGTACTtcatgtaagtagaatcatacaatagaCCTATTGTGTCTGGCtaacttcacttagcataatattctcaaggttcatccatattgtagcatgtcaCAATTTCCTACCTTttcagggctgaataatattgttgtatgtgtatattacattttgtttatccattcat
The sequence above is a segment of the Pan paniscus chromosome 10, NHGRI_mPanPan1-v2.0_pri, whole genome shotgun sequence genome. Coding sequences within it:
- the SMAGP gene encoding small cell adhesion glycoprotein isoform X1, with amino-acid sequence MGRIPVSPRLQSGPPTQPRASRRERKRLRMESKVTIGEGQAAFPPGGAKGTCRGRFLSAFPVPPRRPAPHPLRPLRQPRAPPAASSARDPRSASAGLRDSAVPAPVEFKRTRGAAPALHQQPVRLERSASSPRNSTTSDNDQPPDYSFSKRRTDDHPNFTAH